CCTCCTGCGCGAGCCGGAGCGGAAGGAACTGGAGACGACGGCTGCCCGGGGCACGGGGTAAGGTGCCGGCTCTCGCGCCATGAAGCTCTACGCCATCAGCGACCTCCACCTGCGCCACGCCGACAACAAGCAGGCGCTCCAGTCCATCCCCGCGCACCCCGACGACTGGCTCATCGTCGCCGGAGACGTGGGCGAGACGCTGGCGGAGATGGAGCTGATGCTGCGCACGCTCACCGAGCGCTTCCGGCAGGTGCTGTGGGTGCCGGGCAACCACGAGCTGTGGACGATGCCGTCGGAGCAGCCGCAGTTGCGCGGCGAGGCGCGCTACCAGCGGCTGGTGTCCCTGTGCCGCAGCTACGGCGCGCTCACTCCAGAGGACCCGTACCCGCGCTGGCCCGGCGAGGGTCCGCCGCGTGTGCTCGTCCCCATGTTCCTGGGCTACGACTACACGTTCCGTCCGGACCACGTGCCTGCGGACAAGGCTCTGGAGTGGGCGTGGGAGGAGGACCTCCTGTGCACGGACGAGGTGCTGCTGCACCCCGAGCCGTACCTCAGCCGCTCAGCCTGGTGCGCCGCGCGCGTCGAGTCCACGCTGGCCCGCCTGCAAGCGCTGCCGGCGGACTGCGCCACGGTGCTCATCAACCATTACCCGCTGCGCTACGAGCACGTGCGCCTGCCGCGCATCCCCCGCTTCTCCATCTGGTGCGGCACGAAGCGCACCGAGGACTGGCACACCCGCTTCCGGGCAGAGGTCGTCGTCTCCGGGCACCTGCACATGCCGGCCACGCTGTGGCGGGACGGCGTGCGCTTCGAGGAGGTGTCGCTCGGCTACCCCATGCAGTGGAAGCACCGCGGCGGGGGCGGACTGGAGCGATTC
Above is a genomic segment from Pyxidicoccus trucidator containing:
- a CDS encoding metallophosphoesterase family protein; translated protein: MKLYAISDLHLRHADNKQALQSIPAHPDDWLIVAGDVGETLAEMELMLRTLTERFRQVLWVPGNHELWTMPSEQPQLRGEARYQRLVSLCRSYGALTPEDPYPRWPGEGPPRVLVPMFLGYDYTFRPDHVPADKALEWAWEEDLLCTDEVLLHPEPYLSRSAWCAARVESTLARLQALPADCATVLINHYPLRYEHVRLPRIPRFSIWCGTKRTEDWHTRFRAEVVVSGHLHMPATLWRDGVRFEEVSLGYPMQWKHRGGGGLERFMREILPGPAVRPT